CTGGCAAACTGTTGAACGTTTCGGCAGCCGAGCTTCTGGGGGGACGGATGCGTGATTCCATCCCGAGCGACGCCACAATCGCTTTCGGCACACCGGATGAATCCGAGGAGCAGGCAGCCCGGTATTTGCATGACGGCTTTCGGACCATTAAGCTGAGAGTCGGCCCGGACCGTGCCGGGGACTTTGAACGGGTGCGGCGGGCCAGAGCCGTTATTGACTCGCTCGGACTTGGCAGAGAAGTCCTTCTGTGTGTCGATGCCAATCAGGGATGGACGCCCAAGCAAGCGTCCCTTCGCTTAAGGGACTTGGAAGCACTCGGCGTGGAATGGGTGGAGCAGCCCGTGCCCGCTGACGACTTCTCCGGTCTGAAACAGGTCAGGCAGCAGACCCGGGCCGCCGTTGTGGCCGACGAGAGCTGCCGTACCTGCCCGGATGTCGCCCGGATTGCCGCCGAGGGCGCAGCCGATATTGTCCACTTGAAGCTTGTAAAGGCCGGGTCTATTGCAAACCTGCTGCGGATGATGGCGGTCGCCGAATCCTTCGGCCTCCCGTATATGCTCGGGCAAATGGATGAGGGGCGGCTCGCTACCGCCGCCCTGCTGCAAATCGCGGCGGCTTCGCGCGCCAGCCACTTTGAAGT
This region of Paenibacillus sp. URB8-2 genomic DNA includes:
- a CDS encoding mandelate racemase/muconate lactonizing enzyme family protein, producing the protein MLISQIDVFRCDLTLSPPFTHSSSGTVTHLKEVYLRITTDSGATGWSEVRGNCEYVTGDTPERVAAVLTHTLGPALLGKPVMNRNRINAQLDRLINGNSAARAAVDIALLDLAGKLLNVSAAELLGGRMRDSIPSDATIAFGTPDESEEQAARYLHDGFRTIKLRVGPDRAGDFERVRRARAVIDSLGLGREVLLCVDANQGWTPKQASLRLRDLEALGVEWVEQPVPADDFSGLKQVRQQTRAAVVADESCRTCPDVARIAAEGAADIVHLKLVKAGSIANLLRMMAVAESFGLPYMLGQMDEGRLATAALLQIAAASRASHFEVWGFQRVRPEDDPAGALTVSNGAVSVPEGFGLGVAVDESRLTRIVSLSAEAI